TCCGTTCCCCCGGGGTTGGCCGTTGCGACCAGCATAGTTGGCGGAAGAAGCACCATGCAGTTGCATCTCAGCATTGGTGCGTTCCATGATGCGCAGCTCAAACGACATGAGATGAGCGTACAGATCGTCGAGTGTCAAGTAGCCGGCCTGGTGCGCCATCGACGTGACGAAGGAGTCGTACTCCGGGCCAAGACCAGCGAGGATGTAGGAGATGAGCTCGTCATCCTTGAGCGGCATACCGATCGCAGCTAGGGTTTGCCCAAAACCCTTCATGCGTCGGAAGTAGTCGGAAGCGGACAGATCTCGCTTCTTTGTCGTCGCAAGTTGCATCCTGATCTGAACGACGCGGGCTCGAGAGGACGACGCAAACATGCGCTCAAGAGAGTCCCACGCCTCcttggcggtggcggcagccaCCACATCTTGAAGGATCTCCTCGGTGAGAGAGGAGAGTATGCCGCTGAGTACTTGCTGATCCTGGTCGTACCAGTGATCGTAAGCCGGGTTGGGCACTTGAGTAGCGCCATCAGCTGACGAGGAAGCAACGAGCCGAGACGGCGCTGCGACGGAGCCATCAATGTAGCCGATGAGTCGAGCGCTGCGGAGGTAGGGCAACAACTGCGCATGCCAAAGAACAAAATTGGTCTTGTTGAGGCGCACGGTGACTGCGTGATGGATTGGAATAGAGGCAAAGGTGCTGGACATAGTTGATtgcatggaggaggaggaggaggaggaggaggaaagggttGAAGAAAAAGACGACGACATCTTGGTGCCGGACGTCTATAGCTATGGCTCTGTTACCATGTGAATTTTGATCATGCAATGACCTCTACGGGTCTGTTTTGTATATATAGATGATTACAACCGTGACTAACTTGGAGTCTACGTCAAGGCTTGGAGTACGCAGACTCCGATTAGGATTACAACTTTGGCTCATAGCCAGATACTAAACCGAACATAACTATTTCTCGTAACATGTCTCAACTTCTGTGTCATCAACTGAACTGTATTACCGGTTGTATCAGTGGCAAATAAATGATGACCTCTACCCCTCTTCCGGATCAAGTTTAGGCCTATTTGGATCATAAGAATTTCACAGGAAACAGTCCGCTTTCTGGCATTGGCAAAGCCTTAGCGGCCATTAATTTGTTTTACGAACCACAAAGTTCGTCTATAAACACAAGTGTGTATTTGCAAATTGCAATATCAACAGCACGTGGTCAACTTTgctttaattcaaattcaaataacgcTGAGACAGACTATAAGTTCCATTATGCAATAATTGACAGCTTGGATATTGATTACAAGTATTAATGCAGAATTGGCATACTATTCCATCTAAATAATCCAGGCAAGGCCAGATCAGCATCAGAACCAGTAGCTGAAAGTCACTTGAATAATCGCACCACAAGAGTAGCACATCACATTCAGTACCTCCTGATATAACCTAGCAATCCAACACACAAGGATAACCCATAAGATGATAGAATGTAACCAATCAATTGAATTGGGAGATTCAGGTTTCGGTTGGCCTACAAATTGATACTACATCTCGATCAGGCAAAGAAGAATGTGTGATATGGAACATCAATTGCTTCCCCCAATCTGAATAAATAGCACATATCAGACATTCAGACCACCCTAGCGAAGAAAACACACCTTTTCTACCTAATTAAATCATCTGAAGTTCAAGTGACTGAAAACAAGAACTGAAGGCGCAAATGACAGAATCGGAAGAAGAAACCTCTGTGCCACTGCCAATCACCCAACTACACTTGCCATCTGAGATAACTAAGTCTTCATGCGTTTCCAACCTTTGAAATCTTTGGAACATCAATAGGAAAGTTGTCGATCTCATCCATCCAGGGGTTCTTCTCCCTCTCTGGGTTCACGGTCCGGAGCGCCTTCCAGACAGCGCTGTTGCACTTGAACCCAGATCCAAACGCAATCTGCCAGATCCTATCGCGCTTCTGGATCCTCCCCTTCGCCTCCGTGTACGCCAGCTCATACCAGAGTGAGCTGCTCGACGTGTTGCCAAACCTGTACAGGGTCATCCTCGATGGCTCCATGTGCCAGTCAGTGAGCTCCAGGTTCTTCTCCAGCTCATCCAGCACGGCACGGCCACCAGCGTGGATGCAGAAGTGTTCGAAGGCCAGCTTGAAGTCAGGGATGTACGGCTTGATCTTCATCTTCAACACCTTCTTGGCAACCAATGTGGCCATGAAGAGTAGCTGCTCCGACAACGGGAGCACCAGCGGCCCGAGTGTCGTGATGTTGGTCTTGAGCGCGTCTCCAGCAACAGCCATGAGGTCCTTGGACAGCGACACGCCGATCTTGCCAATCTCATCTTCCTCCTGCGTCACGCAGCCAAAGCACTTGTCGTCCGCGCCTTTGTGCGTGCGCACGGTATGCACGAGCTCGTACTTGGACCTCCGCCTGTCGGACCGCTTGTTCGAGAGAAGGATGGCAGCACCACCCATCCGGAACAAGCAATTCGACACAAGCATGGACCGCTTGTTCCCAAAGTACCAATTCAGTGTGATGTTCTCCATGCTGACCACCAGAGCATACGAGTTGGGGTGCACCTGCAGCAGATCCTTGGCGAGGTCAATGGACAGCAGCCCCGCGCTGCACCCCATCCCGCCGAGATTGTAGCTGACAATGTTTCCTCTCAGCTTGTAACGGTTCACCACCATCGCAGATAGCGACGGCGTTGGGTTGAACAGGCTGCAATTGACGACGAGGACGCCAATGTCCTTGGGCTTGACCCCGGTCTTCTCGAGCAGCTGGTCGATGGCGCCGAACATGACGGCGCGCGCCTCATTGCGCGCCTCGTCCATGCACGGGTTGGGTGGCACCCGGAGCACGGCGGGGGGCAGGTAGGTGTCCTCGCCGAGGCCCGAGCGCTCGAGGATCTTGCGCTGGAAGCCGAGGTTCTCGTCGGTGAAGGATCCAGTGAGCTTGGAGCAGTTCATGAAGGTCTCGCGCGTGCACTTGCGCTCCGGCTCCGGTTTGTAGCAGGCGAAGTCGAGGAGGTAGATAGGGCGCGGGCGGGTGAGGAAGTAGACGGTggagaggaagacgaggagGGTGGAACAGGCGACCACGGAGAGGAGGTTGAAGCGGAGCTGCTCCCACAGGTCAGCGAGGTCGCGCGGGGAGACGGTGGAGAGCTGCACGGCGACGAGGGCCATGAGCGGCGACAGCAGCAAGTACATGCCGTGGGAGATGAGGTGGTGGTACCCCAGCTTCACGTACTTGAGCCTCACCGACTGCTGGAAGTCCGGCAGCCGACGCCGCGGCTGCGccggctccggcggcggcggcgcggcggcatTGGGCGGCGTCGAGGTCTCCATACTGAAATTAAAGAAACGGAGAATTGCGTCAGAAAAACTCAAATGTCAAGGCAAGAATTTCTGGATCTTTCCACTCGAGGCTCAGATTGAAACGCCAAGAACATCTAAATCTAACGCGTTCTTGACTTCCTTGGCTGCCTCTCTATAAGGTAACGAACCCGTCCCAAGAATGAATTCCACATTTTACGCATGAACTGAGCACGAAACGCGCCCAACGAACGGCACGCgaaatttaaaagaaaaaagctGCTTCTTGGCCATTTCCTCTACCGAGATCAAGCAACGAGACCGGGAATCTGCCGCCAGAAATACCAGGAATGCGGGCGGCGAATCGAGAAAAGGGA
The sequence above is drawn from the Phragmites australis chromosome 10, lpPhrAust1.1, whole genome shotgun sequence genome and encodes:
- the LOC133883475 gene encoding 3-ketoacyl-CoA synthase 11-like, whose product is METSTPPNAAAPPPPEPAQPRRRLPDFQQSVRLKYVKLGYHHLISHGMYLLLSPLMALVAVQLSTVSPRDLADLWEQLRFNLLSVVACSTLLVFLSTVYFLTRPRPIYLLDFACYKPEPERKCTRETFMNCSKLTGSFTDENLGFQRKILERSGLGEDTYLPPAVLRVPPNPCMDEARNEARAVMFGAIDQLLEKTGVKPKDIGVLVVNCSLFNPTPSLSAMVVNRYKLRGNIVSYNLGGMGCSAGLLSIDLAKDLLQVHPNSYALVVSMENITLNWYFGNKRSMLVSNCLFRMGGAAILLSNKRSDRRRSKYELVHTVRTHKGADDKCFGCVTQEEDEIGKIGVSLSKDLMAVAGDALKTNITTLGPLVLPLSEQLLFMATLVAKKVLKMKIKPYIPDFKLAFEHFCIHAGGRAVLDELEKNLELTDWHMEPSRMTLYRFGNTSSSSLWYELAYTEAKGRIQKRDRIWQIAFGSGFKCNSAVWKALRTVNPEREKNPWMDEIDNFPIDVPKISKVGNA